In the Syntrophus aciditrophicus SB genome, TAAATGTTAATTGATCGCCCTTGCTGCCGCACAATCTGGTCCAGAGCCAATCCTTGATTGCCAACACGTGTGCCTGAAAGTTCCAGCGTGAATTCACCTTGAGGATCAATGACAAGGATACCAAGATTAGTGTGCCGGGAGTAAGCACAGAGCATCATCTTTGCTAAACCCGATTTGCCAGACCCTGTCTTACCGAAGACTCCGATATGATAAGCCTCGCCAGCACCACCGGGACCTTGATCATTGCTTCCGAAGTGCTTGAACCACATGGGATAAAGGATCTCGTTGGCATAGGCTTGGCCAAGGTAAAATATCTCGGAACTATATGCTTGTAATAGCTGATCGAGTAATCCTTGATCGATTCTTGAGACTCTAGTCCCTGTTGCTGGGACCATTCCCAATACTTCTGGCTGAAACCCGTTCCCTGTTCTCTTGAACGTGGCACCTACAACAAGGTCCGCCGTTCGCGTGTCCTGTCGATTTGTTATAGGCGGAATCTCTCCCGTTCGTTTCACGAGATTCCTGAAAACGGAATCTTCATGCCATCGATTTTTCAACTCGATGCCTACTATCTGCCCTACAGACACGATTGCTTGACCATTCTGTGTTGCTTGAAAAGCAGATAGCGCTCCAACTAAACGCTCTTCAGTGGCCTCCTGAAGAAGGTCTAATGTTAATTCCGTATTGGTTGATGGGCTTCCTACGACTGCGACATCCTGATTTCGATTATTTGTCATCAAACACCTCCTCGGCCACCTTCCGTTCTATAATTCTGTAAGAATAGAAGCGTATTTTCAATGTCAGGGGACGATCCCGCTACGTGCTGTGCAACGGTCTGTTCGATTACCGCCACACCGGATCCGAGACTCTTGACCATTCGATCGGCCAGAAATAAGGGATACGGCTCAATTACAGCCGGGCTGAAAAACTGACGACTTATACCTTCCAGAACAATTGATAGTCGTGTGTTACTCGACGTTATTGCGGATGGCAGTTCCATTCTCAGTGCGGGAAGCCAACCGTAAGGACGAAAATAGATGACCGATAACCGATTCAATGCCTCCCTAATTTCATCCATATCTTTTGTGGGACAGTATTTCTCCGGTAGGTGGTCAACCTGCTGGCTCGCAGGATCGGTCGCATCATGCAGGGGTAATGGACGAGTATATTCACCCGGATCCAAAATCATCGTGGCCAGCGTTTTACCGTCGACCATTACGGGGGGATTCAGCATGTTTTCACGAAGAAATTCGTTGCGAGATGTAAACTTAGGCATGGCAACTGTTCTTTCGCTCGTTAATAAACCCTTCAGCTGATCCAGCGCGCCGCCTTTCCAGCGGTCCAAAAAAAATTCGGATAAGGTCTTTGAGGAATCAGCAATCCTCGTAAGCGCTTGATTTAAATAGATGACCAGGGATGAAAATGATCCGTCAAGAAGAACGAGATCATGGGGAGCTTTGGCCGCGAGCGCCATCTCCATTGAGACCATTGTGCCCCGCAAGACTCCGACTGCATCAATACAATGTGGTAATCCATCGACCCACATATCATGATAGGGCTCCGGCCAGTATCTGGCAGCCTCTTTGGATGTACCCTCTACCGCAACAGCTGCGGCTGCACATAAGTCCAATGCTGTCAAACGATGCACCTGATATGATCCATCCACTCCGACGACTGATGGTTCCCTGGGCACATCGAGGTCAGCTTTTCGGCAGATCAGGCGATGATTTCTCGCTTCTGTATAGAGGCGGGCGCGAGCATCACGGAGTGCCTGCAGATTCTGTGACACCCCTTCCGCAACAGGTGCGGCTTTGGCAAGGAGATCTCGAACCAGTGCATCAGGAAGATCCGCGAATGCCTCCATACACTCAGTTTCCTCCTTTATTGATCTTTTTCTTTGAAGGCCAAAGTCGATACTGTTCCCGCGTGTATTCGCGGTAATCTGGCTTCCGTTCTGCTCGACCAATGAGCCATCTATTCTTGAAAGCCTCCGATAATTCTGAAGCTGTCCAATTATAGAAACATGGCCGTTTAACTTCTCCCTTCAAGAACCGGATTGCATCACGCCCCAAAGGGGCAGCGAATATCTCTCGGCGGATACCGTGGTAAATAAGATCCGCTGAAAGACCGATCTGAGAGAGGCACTTGCGAATTACTTCACGCTTGTTTCGAAAACCGGTCCCCCAAGCTATGTGCTTTGCGGTAGGCTCGCAATACTTTTCAACATATGCCCTGATGTCGCCATAGACACCGTTGGAAAAGTGGAATTCTCCTGACCCTTGTGTGAATCCCAGGCTGGTCCAATATTGTTGACCATTGATGCGGATTCGATTGTATATGGAAGACCGTCCAAGAGCCGAAGTGGTTGTAACCAGTGTAAGGTAAGGCGGCCGAGTTTCCTGTCTGATTAAAGATTTCTTGCCGTTGTATTTTTCACGAAATGCGTCTCGCACCTCGTTGCTGCAAACGAGCAGTGCTATAAGTTTTCCGCCCAGCAAGAATGAATATGGCGGCACAGCACCCAACACATAAGCATCCATTATGTGATACAGGTGTTGTGCTTTGTTTTCCTTGTCCCATCCAATCCAATTATCGCGTGCTCGCATAGAGTAGACCGGGTCTCCCAAACCGAATAAACCCATCAGCTTTCCATTGCTTTCATCGAACACAAGGAAGCGAAGTCTCCTCCCGTATCCTGCCGAGACCGGAATACTCCAGTGAAGACAAGCATAACGAAACAGCAGTTCGTTTTCGGATCCAGGTCTTACGACTACAAGCTTGGGTCGTATTTCATTGGTTATCACCTGATGCCCGTCAGCAATATATTGAATAAGCTGATCTTCATAAGATCGAACACCCGGACCGGATACTTCAAGTTTTTTATGCAGGGCAAGTTCGTTCAGCGCACGGAAATCATCTTTCGTGGGGTCCTTGGGCAAATGGATAATTCCATCATGTACCCTATAACCCTGCTTACGCAGAGATCGGATAATGGCAGATCTTAAGAGCTCTGCCGATGGTACATTCATGAGTGGCAACTTAATAGTCCCTTCGCTTCATTCCTCAGTGGTCCGATCGATGTCTGCCTCGTCAAGCGGCTCGTCTACAGCATTTCGGAGCCACGATGGATCGAACCCGGCATTCGAAGATCCTTCAACTCGGATTCGCACCCTGGCTCCATCGGACTTGTCCGCTAGGTTCGCAATAGCAGGGAACGCCTTGAAGACCTGCTCCCTACTGGCCTCAAAGGTCATGACAATCCGCTTCCTTCGTCCCGCGGCCCCAGATCCCGCCGTTGCTGGATCAGAGCCTGTTCCCTCGTCCATCCCCGTAGGGGTTTCGTGGACGCCGGGAAGAGGAGTGGTATCTGTATCGATTGGGGACGTTCCGGCGGGCCGCGCAGTTGCTGGATCCGGAACAGCTTGCGGCATCATAAGGAAGCCGGATTCGAAATCGATCTCATCATCCGAAAAGGGATGGTCGCTACCAATCAGTACCTTATTTCGATTTACCTGGTATTTTCCATCTGGTCCGAATGCGGGGACTACACCGCTCGTATAAGCGAAGATGCCCTCGGATACACCGCGGGCGATTCCCTTACGCAGAATCGATGCAGATTCCAATCGGGGCGGAGCGATATCCCGGTAGAAGGATTCGAGCACGTCCGATGTCTTAATACCCATGAGCGGCTGCTCACCCGCTGCCGGCGACTCGCCGAGTCTCACGCGCTCTGTTATTTTCCGAGGTGTAACCGATCCGTGAATCCGTGGCGTTCCCACGCTGGTGAGAAGTTCCATTATCCGCTCGTGGACGCCTGTCGCCTGGAGCGGGCGTCCACCTCTTTCGACCTTCTCGATTTCCAACCCGCCGTCCTGTACCCGAGGCAACCACGCGGCCGTGTAAAGCTCCCGGAAACACGACTCGGCAGCAGCCTGTTCGGTGCGCTTCCTCTCCCGGAGTTGGTCAAGCTGATCCTTGGTAAGCCGGAGCTGCTGCTTCTTGGCTTCCACGCGGTCGATGGCCAAAAGATACCGGACGGCACGCCGCAAAGCCTCGATTTGTTTCTTTTCCGGTATCGCAAGTCCCAGCCCGTTGCGGAAACGCCGGGGACGATCTCCGTACTTGGTCAGGTGCTCCTTGGCTTGGCGATCCTGTTCCGACTTGCCCTCGGCTGCGAACTCAAGTGGCAGGTAGGCAACGAGAAAACGGGGGTCCTCGTCGGGGATGTCCTGGCTCTTTGCCGGCCAGACAATGGCCGTGTGATGACCGGCCAGCCGGGCATCCAGCATTTCCTTGATCTGACTTCGGACCGGGCCGTGACCACGAGCCTGAGAATCTTCACGGGCAACGGTCTGCTCCGCGTCCTCGATCAGCTTGGTGACATTCGGGTCCTTCTTGAAGCAGTACCGGACGCCGTCGTAATGCAGGTACAGGCATGTATTACGAAGCTCGGACAAGACGGCGGTGGCCGTGATGTTGTCCAGCTCGGGACCGACGCAGGCCGCAAGCAGCTCGTTTTCCGTAACGCCGGGCGGCAGGGTCTCGTCGCTGCCTGAGCTCTCACGCCTTAACCCGCCAAACGAGTAAAGGAGGATGGCCGTGG is a window encoding:
- a CDS encoding ATP-binding protein, with protein sequence MSTHALRPWTDLVKLHPDVEAGALTEAVFAIDLGAIAANDPNVPVVNRDPEAFFRATYLTADLRKLLDEVLASLSGKSGYNRVLKLRVPFGGGKSHTLASLFHAARKREALDGIPEAKEFARPGNVAVAVFDGEKFDARNGKTLKDGRTIQTMWGWIAWQIDPEKAFPLVAEHDKDRVSPGGDVIRELLTKGASGRPVLILLDEVLKYMERSAAVSVLDSTLQRQAKDFFQNLTVEVAGSEKAALVYSLTWSAREALGNVGLLAEIDKLASRVDQLREPVSGDEVLPILQRRLLGGAPDASSATEVSTAYQDVVTGMQRAHAETPSERQQAEEEGRLLRDRMRAAYPFHPALIDIMRERWTAVDAFQRTRGALRFLASCMHSLKKNGGAKALLGPGDVPVKDVDVRVKMLKELGVQNDYDPVITADIDGPNARAKRIDDRMARETPALASVKPATRIATAILLYSFGGLRRESSGSDETLPPGVTENELLAACVGPELDNITATAVLSELRNTCLYLHYDGVRYCFKKDPNVTKLIEDAEQTVAREDSQARGHGPVRSQIKEMLDARLAGHHTAIVWPAKSQDIPDEDPRFLVAYLPLEFAAEGKSEQDRQAKEHLTKYGDRPRRFRNGLGLAIPEKKQIEALRRAVRYLLAIDRVEAKKQQLRLTKDQLDQLRERKRTEQAAAESCFRELYTAAWLPRVQDGGLEIEKVERGGRPLQATGVHERIMELLTSVGTPRIHGSVTPRKITERVRLGESPAAGEQPLMGIKTSDVLESFYRDIAPPRLESASILRKGIARGVSEGIFAYTSGVVPAFGPDGKYQVNRNKVLIGSDHPFSDDEIDFESGFLMMPQAVPDPATARPAGTSPIDTDTTPLPGVHETPTGMDEGTGSDPATAGSGAAGRRKRIVMTFEASREQVFKAFPAIANLADKSDGARVRIRVEGSSNAGFDPSWLRNAVDEPLDEADIDRTTEE
- a CDS encoding DNA double-strand break repair nuclease NurA, with protein sequence MEAFADLPDALVRDLLAKAAPVAEGVSQNLQALRDARARLYTEARNHRLICRKADLDVPREPSVVGVDGSYQVHRLTALDLCAAAAVAVEGTSKEAARYWPEPYHDMWVDGLPHCIDAVGVLRGTMVSMEMALAAKAPHDLVLLDGSFSSLVIYLNQALTRIADSSKTLSEFFLDRWKGGALDQLKGLLTSERTVAMPKFTSRNEFLRENMLNPPVMVDGKTLATMILDPGEYTRPLPLHDATDPASQQVDHLPEKYCPTKDMDEIREALNRLSVIYFRPYGWLPALRMELPSAITSSNTRLSIVLEGISRQFFSPAVIEPYPLFLADRMVKSLGSGVAVIEQTVAQHVAGSSPDIENTLLFLQNYRTEGGRGGV
- a CDS encoding DUF4338 domain-containing protein produces the protein MPKDPTKDDFRALNELALHKKLEVSGPGVRSYEDQLIQYIADGHQVITNEIRPKLVVVRPGSENELLFRYACLHWSIPVSAGYGRRLRFLVFDESNGKLMGLFGLGDPVYSMRARDNWIGWDKENKAQHLYHIMDAYVLGAVPPYSFLLGGKLIALLVCSNEVRDAFREKYNGKKSLIRQETRPPYLTLVTTTSALGRSSIYNRIRINGQQYWTSLGFTQGSGEFHFSNGVYGDIRAYVEKYCEPTAKHIAWGTGFRNKREVIRKCLSQIGLSADLIYHGIRREIFAAPLGRDAIRFLKGEVKRPCFYNWTASELSEAFKNRWLIGRAERKPDYREYTREQYRLWPSKKKINKGGN